The genomic DNA GGCCGGATGGGCTGGAAACTCATGGCCATCGTCGCCGAGGGGCGCGGGGGACGACGTTATGCTTCACCCACAAAAGCCCATGAGGAAATTGCCTTTTCGCAAACCCCGGAATGGCGACCGGACGGTCCTCTTTCTTATGACCCCCGAAATGTGATGGTGAGCAACTACGGCCTGACACAGGTATCCGACCTTTTTATGAACCGGCAAACCATTGCGCTGAAGACATTCCTCGACTGTATCCCCGAAATCCTCTCCGGGATCGAGACATCCGATGACGATTCGGATGCCTACAGGAACGCGCTTGCCACCTATCTGGCCATGGGTGTCAGCAGGCTTGCGAACAGACAATCGACGGGCAGTGTTTGGAACACTGGTCGCGAAACCGTTGAACATGTGTTTGCAACACATGCTTTGCCGATGCGTTGGAACACGGCGGAAGGCAATCCCTTTTCGACATCGAGCGGCAACTTTATCGGCCAGGTGAAATATCTGGCCAAGGCCGTCGCCGCCCTGCCGGCCTCGCAGCCCGGTGGAAGCGTAAGCCAGCGCCCCGCGCAGACCGTGGATTTCACCGGCACCGTCATGTCAACCGACCCACCCTATTACGACAACGTGCCTTATGCGAATATCTCGGATTTTTTCTATGTCTGGCTGCGCCACGCATTGAAAAGACATTATCCCGATCTTTTCCAGACCGTACTTGTGCCCAAGGCGGAAGAACTCGTTGCCGACAATTATCGGCACGGGGATCGCGACCGGGCGGATCAATTCTTTCTTGAAGGCATGACCGAGGTGCTGCGCCACATGGCGAAGCAGGGGCGCAGCGATATCCCGGCAACCATCTGGTATGCCTTCCGGCAAAACGAGGTCGACGAGGACGGCACCGCATCGAAGGGATGGGCGACCTTCCTGCAAGCGGTGATATCAGCCGGTTATCATGTCGGCGCAACCTGGCCCGTGCGGACCGAGCTGGTGAGCAGCCTGAAAAAGGAGCGCAATGCCCTTTCCACATCCGTGGTGCTGTCCTGTCGCCAGCGCCCCCCCGATGCCCCGACAATGACCCGTTCGGAGTTCCTGCACACCCTGAAACGCGAACTGCCGACGGCCCTGGAAGACATGCAGCGCGCGAACATCGCCCCGGTCGATCTTCCCCAGGCCTCCATCGGTCCGGGAATCGGGATTTTCAGTCGCTGCAAGGCCGTGCTGGAGAGCGACGACAGCAAGATGCCCGTCAGGACCGCATTGCAGATCGTCAACCGGGAGCTGGACGAATTTTTCTCCGCACTGGAAGGCGAATTCGATCCCGAGACCCGCTTCGCCCTCAACTGGTTTGCCCAGCATGGCCATGACAGGGGGCCGTTCAGAGATGCCGACAGTCTGGCCCGGGCCAGAGCCATCTCGGTCGACAGTGTGGACCATGCCGGCATCGTCGAGAGCGCCGCAGGAAACGTCCGCATTCTCACCCGCGATGAACTTGCCGGGGATTGGGACCCCGCCACCGATACGCATCTGACGGTCTGGGAATGCTGCCAGCATCTCATCCGCACACTGCAAGACGGCGGCGAACGTCAAGCGGCAATCCTTCTGAAGAAGATCGGTCCGCAGAGGGCCGACGCCGTAAAGGATTTGGCATACAGGCTTCACGACATCGCATCGAAGCAGAAGAATGCAGGGGAAGCCAATGCCTGCAACGGCCTCATTGCGGTTTGGCCGGATCTGACACAGCAAGCCGCTTCCATCCATGACATGGACAGCAACCGCCAGACAGACTTTAATCTTTAGGGAGTGTGACACATGGCAAAACCTGCAAGACAACACGTCTTCGAGGGCATGGAGCTTTTGCCGGGGGCTCTGATCCCCTTTGTCGAAAAGCGTCTGGAAAACGCAATCCCGGGCCATTGGCAGCCCCAGCTTGCCAAGCGCGTGAACGGGCTGAATGTGAAAGACGGCCGGATTGTCTGGGATCAGGCAACACTGCTCAAGACAATCATGTTCCAGTGGAAGGAAGCCTTCGCAACGGCGCTGGGACCTGCCGAACGTTCCTGGGTTTCCGAACTGCTCGATGTGCGCAACAGGCTCGCACACGACGAGCACTTCTCCTATGACGATGCCGAGCGCGCCCTCGACACCATGCGCCGCCTGATGGAGTCCATCAATGCCGCTGAACCGGCCGCGCAAATCACCGGAATGCGCGACACAATCCTGCGCACAAAATTTGCCGAACTCCAGCGCAATGAGGAACGTCGCAAGACCCTGCGGTCGGGCATCCAGGTGGCGACCGTGAACGGCCTCCTGCCATGGCGTGAGGTCGTCCAACCCCATGGCGACGTCGCCACCGGCGACTTTCAGCAAGCCCAATTCGCCGCCGATCTCGGCAAGGTTCATGCCGGAAGCGCTCCCGACGAATACAGCAATCCCGGGGCGTTCTTCAGCCGCACCTACCTCACCGACGGCCTGCGCAATCTTCTCATCGGAGCGGCAAGACGGCTCTCGGAGCAGGGCGGCGATCCCGTCGTTGAGCTCCAGACAAATTTCGGCGGCGGCAAGACACATTCCATGCTTGCGCTCTATCACATGGCGGGCAGGACACCTGCGCGGGACTTGCCGGGCCTCGATCAGCTTCTTGAGGAAGAGGAACTCGATGTCCCGGAGACGGTGAGCCGGGCCGTGCTTGTCGGCACATCCCGCGGCCCCCTCGACGTCCTGAACGTCGATGCTGCAAACACCGATGGGAAGGCCGATGGGAAGCGCAAAATCCGCACCACCTGGGGCGAACTCGCATGGCAACTCGGCGGTGCCGGGGCCTTCGACCTGATTGCCGAAAACGATGCGAAGGGCATCGCCCCCGGCTCCAACCTCCTTGAGAAAATCTTCAGGAACTGCGCACCCTGCCTGATCCTGATTGACGAATGGGTCGCTTACCTGCGGCATATCTACGGGGTCGAAGGCCTGCCTTCCGGGTCCTTCGATACCAATCTGTCCTTCGTGCAATCGCTGACGGAAGCGGTCAAGGCCAGCCCGGGCACACTCCTGGTCGCCTCGCTCCCGGCCTCGCAAATCGAGGTTGGCGGCGACGGCGGGCAGGAAGCGCTCACCCGCCTCAAACAGACCTTCTCCCGTGTCGAATCCTCCTGGCGTCCCGCCTCGCAGGAAGAAAGCTACGAGATCGTGCGCCGCCGTCTCTTCCAGGAGATTCCGGGTGACATGCACCCCCACAAGGACAACACGCTCAGGCAGTTCGCAAGGCTTTACCGCGACAACAGCAACGAATTCCCTCAAGGATGCGCTGACGAGAACTATCGGCGCAAGCTGGAAAAAGCCTACCCGATCCATCCCGAGCTTTTCGATCGACTCTATGAGACCTGGGGCACTCTGGAGAAATTCCAGCGAACACGCGGCGTTCTGCGCCTGATGGCCCAGGTGATCCATGAACTCTGGATCAACGGTGATCCCTCCGCGATGATCATGCCCGGCAGCGTTGCAATCGGTTCGGAGCGTGTGGGACCCGAGCTGCTCCGCTATCTCGATACAAACTGGCAATCGATCATTGCGGGCGATATCGATGGGCAGAACGCGACACCCTACAGGATCGACCGGGACACGCCGAATCTGAGCCGCTATTCCGCGACACGGCGCGTCGCAAGAACGATCTTCATGGGCTCGGCACCCACCAGCACGGAGCAGAATCCCGGTCTCGACGACAGGCAGATAAACCTTGGCGTCGTCCAGCCGGGTGAAAAGCCGGCCATCTTCGGCGATGCACTGCGCCGCCTCGCAAATCAGGCGACATTCATGCACAGCGATCGCGGTCGCTCCTGGTATTCGACATCGCCGAGCCTCAACAGGATTGCAGCCGATCGCGCCGGGCAACAGGAGGATGCGTTCATCCTCCTCGAAATCGACCGCGCACTGACAACACATGTCAACGGTCTTGTGAACGGTCATGCCGGGCGCGGGCACTTCGACGCCGTGCAGGTCGCCCCGTCATCCTCGGCAGACGTGCCCGACGAACCGGGCGGAGTCCGTGCCGTGGTCCTCGGTGTCGAACATCCGCATACCGTGGCACGCAATACCGGGGCCGGGGCCGGGGCCGGGGCCGGGGGCCGCGCTACCAAAGAACCCGCTACCAAAGAACCCGCTACATCCTCGCAAGCCCTGATCGAGGCCCGGGACATCCTGACAAAACGCGGCGCAACACCCCGCGTCTGGCGCAACACCCTCGTCTTCCTCTGCGCCGACGCGCGTCGGCTCGACGATCTGAAGGACGCTGTTCGATGGAACCGCGCATGGGACTCCATCGTCAAGGACGTCCAACGGCTCGACCTCAAGCAGAGCGACGAGGCGACGGCCAAAGAAAAGCTGTTGGAAGCCGGGGAAACGATAACGACACGGCTCCGGGAATGCTGGTGTTATCTGCTCTATCCCCGGCAGGACGATGCCCGTGCAGAGGTCGAATGGGTCGCCCGGAAAATTCCCGCACAGGATGGCTTGCTGTCCACCGCCAGCAAGAGTCTGGAGAAGGACGAGGGACTTCTGACCGAGCTTGGCCCGACGCGGCTCGACCGCGATCTTCAGCGCCACAAGATCTGGAAAGGCAAGCCCCATCTCCCCCTGAAGGACCTCTGGGACCATCTCAACCGGTATACCTGGCTGCCGCGATTGCAGCACAGATCGGTCCTCGTGAAAGCCGTTCAGGCCGCGGTTTCGCAGGTGATTCCCGGCCCCTTTGCCTATGCCGGGCGTTTTGACGAGAGCACCGGCACCTATCCCGGTCTGCTCATTGAAGCCGCTGCGAATGCGCCTGTTGTCATCGACAGCGAAAGCGTGATCGTCACCCCGGATGTCGCAGAGCGGCACCGCCCCGCCCCCCGGCCCACATCCGGGGGCGAGGACCCTGCCGGACAGGACACCACAAACGGCACAGGAAAAGACGGCACCGCAAAAGGCGACACGGGAAAAGGCAACACAGACAGCCCGGACCCCGAAAAACTCCCGCCGACCCGCTTCACGGGCACCGTCTCGATCTCTGCCGAACGTCCGGCGCGCGATATGAACCGCATCGTCGACGAGATCGTCGACCATCTGAAAACCCAGCCCTCGGCCAGAATATCCCTCAGACTTGAGATCGACGCCGACCTGCCCGACGGAATGGACCCCGCAAAAGTCCGGACCCTCAGGGAAAACGCCACAACACTGGGCTTCATCGACCAGACAATAGAATAACCCCGGAATAACCCCGCCCCACACGCCCGCGCACGGCATTCCCACCCGTGCCCCCGTCAGTGGCCCCGGTCAGTGGCCCCCCTCGGTGCCCCCCCTCGGTGCCCCCCATCGCCGCGCTCATGTGAAGGCCTGAAGCCCTGTCTGCGCCCGCCCCGGGATCGGGGCGAGCACCCTGTTCCCCGCACTGCGCCACCTCGCCCCTGACCCCGCGCCCCGTTCCCGTGCAGCACGTGACCCCGCGCCCGGTTCCCGTGCAGCACGTCGCACGTGCCCCCGTGCCCCCGTCAGGGACCTCCCTCGGTGCCCCCATCGCCGCGCTCATGTGAAGGCCTGAAGCCCTGTCTGCGCCCGCCCCGGGATCGGGGCGAGCACTCTGTTCCCCGCGCTGCGCCACCTCGCCCCTGACCCCGCGCCCGGTTCCCGTGCAGCACGTCGCCCATGACCCCGCGCCCGGTTCCCGTGCAGCACGTCGCACGTGCCCCCGTGCCCCCGTGCCCCCGTCAGGGACCTCCCTCGGTGCCCCCCATCGCCGCGCTCATGTGAAGGCCTGAAGCCCTGTCTGCGCCCGTCCCAGGATCAGGGCGTGAATGTCATGGGTCCCTTCGTAGGTGTTCACCGCCTCAAGGTTCATGACATGCCGGATGACCCCG from Rhodospirillales bacterium includes the following:
- a CDS encoding DUF1156 domain-containing protein, whose amino-acid sequence is MTDPGMTEPPHDRPPTKKLIEVAIPLEAINKASVREKSIRQGHPSTLHLWWSRKPLAACRAVLFAQLVDDPSGHVDTLLEDEDLRQRAQEALAARRARHARDGDDGKPIPPDDKPVTLEDVKDMIVELERKRLFGIVEDLVVWENSTNEEVLERARHEIRRCFPEEEDMPRVHDPFSGGASIPLEAQRLGMPSHASDLNPVAALIGKAMIELPPKFADRPPVHPGAKDRMSYRGAEGLAEDILFYARLLSEAAWQKIGHLYPPVTLSDRDGGGQATVLAWLWARTVASPNPAVGGAHIPLVSTFWLCKKPKKKAWVEPIVSGTDIDFAVRYGEPDDAEAVAAGTKAGRGANFTCLITGDAVPPAYVKAEGMAGRMGWKLMAIVAEGRGGRRYASPTKAHEEIAFSQTPEWRPDGPLSYDPRNVMVSNYGLTQVSDLFMNRQTIALKTFLDCIPEILSGIETSDDDSDAYRNALATYLAMGVSRLANRQSTGSVWNTGRETVEHVFATHALPMRWNTAEGNPFSTSSGNFIGQVKYLAKAVAALPASQPGGSVSQRPAQTVDFTGTVMSTDPPYYDNVPYANISDFFYVWLRHALKRHYPDLFQTVLVPKAEELVADNYRHGDRDRADQFFLEGMTEVLRHMAKQGRSDIPATIWYAFRQNEVDEDGTASKGWATFLQAVISAGYHVGATWPVRTELVSSLKKERNALSTSVVLSCRQRPPDAPTMTRSEFLHTLKRELPTALEDMQRANIAPVDLPQASIGPGIGIFSRCKAVLESDDSKMPVRTALQIVNRELDEFFSALEGEFDPETRFALNWFAQHGHDRGPFRDADSLARARAISVDSVDHAGIVESAAGNVRILTRDELAGDWDPATDTHLTVWECCQHLIRTLQDGGERQAAILLKKIGPQRADAVKDLAYRLHDIASKQKNAGEANACNGLIAVWPDLTQQAASIHDMDSNRQTDFNL
- a CDS encoding ATP-binding protein; its protein translation is MAKPARQHVFEGMELLPGALIPFVEKRLENAIPGHWQPQLAKRVNGLNVKDGRIVWDQATLLKTIMFQWKEAFATALGPAERSWVSELLDVRNRLAHDEHFSYDDAERALDTMRRLMESINAAEPAAQITGMRDTILRTKFAELQRNEERRKTLRSGIQVATVNGLLPWREVVQPHGDVATGDFQQAQFAADLGKVHAGSAPDEYSNPGAFFSRTYLTDGLRNLLIGAARRLSEQGGDPVVELQTNFGGGKTHSMLALYHMAGRTPARDLPGLDQLLEEEELDVPETVSRAVLVGTSRGPLDVLNVDAANTDGKADGKRKIRTTWGELAWQLGGAGAFDLIAENDAKGIAPGSNLLEKIFRNCAPCLILIDEWVAYLRHIYGVEGLPSGSFDTNLSFVQSLTEAVKASPGTLLVASLPASQIEVGGDGGQEALTRLKQTFSRVESSWRPASQEESYEIVRRRLFQEIPGDMHPHKDNTLRQFARLYRDNSNEFPQGCADENYRRKLEKAYPIHPELFDRLYETWGTLEKFQRTRGVLRLMAQVIHELWINGDPSAMIMPGSVAIGSERVGPELLRYLDTNWQSIIAGDIDGQNATPYRIDRDTPNLSRYSATRRVARTIFMGSAPTSTEQNPGLDDRQINLGVVQPGEKPAIFGDALRRLANQATFMHSDRGRSWYSTSPSLNRIAADRAGQQEDAFILLEIDRALTTHVNGLVNGHAGRGHFDAVQVAPSSSADVPDEPGGVRAVVLGVEHPHTVARNTGAGAGAGAGGRATKEPATKEPATSSQALIEARDILTKRGATPRVWRNTLVFLCADARRLDDLKDAVRWNRAWDSIVKDVQRLDLKQSDEATAKEKLLEAGETITTRLRECWCYLLYPRQDDARAEVEWVARKIPAQDGLLSTASKSLEKDEGLLTELGPTRLDRDLQRHKIWKGKPHLPLKDLWDHLNRYTWLPRLQHRSVLVKAVQAAVSQVIPGPFAYAGRFDESTGTYPGLLIEAAANAPVVIDSESVIVTPDVAERHRPAPRPTSGGEDPAGQDTTNGTGKDGTAKGDTGKGNTDSPDPEKLPPTRFTGTVSISAERPARDMNRIVDEIVDHLKTQPSARISLRLEIDADLPDGMDPAKVRTLRENATTLGFIDQTIE